In Rhodopirellula bahusiensis, the genomic stretch CGACGGGTAAGAGGCTTCTTCCCAAAAACGAGCCAGTTGGCGGAGATCTTCTTCGGCGATTTTCACGTCCATGCCTGGATCGGGACTGACACCCCAAACGTCCTCTTCAGTGTCATCGACGCCACGGTGAATGTTTCGGTCACTTGGACGGTAGTACTTGGCCACCGTGAGACGGAGTGCACTGCGTCCATATTCCAAGGGCAAGATGTTTTGGACGGTTCCTTTGCCATAGCTTCGCGTACCTACGATCGTCGCTCGGCCGTGGTCTTGCAGTGCCGCTGCGACAATCTCGCTGGCACTGGCCGAATGTTCGTCGATCAGAATCGCGACCGGCAAATCCGGTGGCACCAAAGTTCCCGCAGTTGCTGAAACTTCGTCTTCGATCACGCCGCCGCGAGTCTTCGTGCTGACGATTTTTCCGGAACTCAGAAACATATCGCAAACATCCACGGCAGCATTGAGCAGCCCGCCACCGTTACCTCTCAAGTCCAACACCACCCCTGATACATCGGACTTCGGCATCAGACGCCCCAGCACGGAGCGCAGTTCACTCACCGTTTTGTCGCCAAAGCTGGTCATCCGCACATAGACAATGTCAGGATGTTGTTTCAGCCGATAAACCCACTCGTTGCCACCATTGCGATAATCGCCGATCACTGATTCCAACTGAATCGTGTCCCGCTGGACCTTCACATCGATTTTCTCATCGCCTCGCTGGACCAACAATTCCACCGTGGTCGCGATCGGACCTCGCAGCCGTTCGCTAACAGACCGAATGTCCATGTCGCCAACGTATTCTCGGTCCACTTCCAAAATTGAATCGCCGGGCATCAAGCCGGCACGCAGAGCAGGGGAACCAACCAGCGGCGTGATCACTCGGACCGGTTCGCCTTCGACGGGTTGATCGACATAGATCCCGATGCCAGCGAATTCCTGTTGGATCGTGTCCTGGAACGCTTGGTAGCTGACCGGAGGAATGTATTCGCTGTGTTGATCCAGCGACGATGTCATACCCGCCATCGCGGAAGTCAGCAGGGTGCGTCGATCGACAGGCTCGACGTAGTAACGATCGATCATTTCGAGCGCTTCGCCGACCATCATCGCGGTGCGCGAGCGCAAGTAGATGGCATAACACGCGAATGAAATGACCAGCACGGACAAAAGCAGCGTCAGGTTTCGCGGGAGCATGGCGGCGTCAGATTGCGGAGATGAGCGAGAACGCCCCCATGGTATCACGCCGGCCCCTGCGATCTAAACCCGGTTCAGTTCCGTTGACGCTTGCACGGCCGGCAGGCAAACGCAAAAACGCGAGCCTTCGCCTGGCGTGCTGGTGACGGAAACGTCACCAGCCTGAGCCTGCGTCAGGTGTTTGACGATGGCGAGTCCCAACCCGGTGCCGCTGGTGCTGGATTCTTCGTTCCGACTGCCTCGATAAAAACGCTCAAAGATCCGCTGCTGTTCCGAGTAGGGAATTCCAACACCGGTGTCTTCGACAATCAAAGCCCATCGATCGGTTTGCTCGACGATCGAGACTCGCACCTCGCCTCCCGACTGCGTGTAGCGAATCGCATTGCCGATCAAGTTGTTAGCAATCGTCAAAGTGGCTTCGCGATCGGCAATGATTTTGGCTTTGCCATCAGGGACTTCCTGAATCAAATCCAAACCGTTCGCAGCCGCGACGGGTTCGTAAGTTCGAATCGCATCGAAGACGATTTCGGACAAAGACACGCTGGAGAGATGCAAGTTGGCAGGTCCAGCCTGTGCCCGAGCCAGTTGCATCATCTCGTGCACCAATCGCTCGAGCCGCAAGCACTGCGACATAATTTGCTGCATGAAGTGCAGGGCCGCATCCGGGTCGTCTTGCACCGCCAACTCAACCGTTTCGGCGTAACCTTTGATGGCCGCCAACGGCGTTTTGAGTTCATGCGAAACGTTGGCAATGAATTCGCGTCGCATCTCCTCAACTCGGCGAGTTTCCGTTTCATCACGAAGCGACAATTGCAGGTTGGGTTCTTCGCCCGTGTCGATCAAGTCGACTCGGACCCGAAGAGGACGAATGACACCCTGGTCGTGAACCTCTACGATGAACTCCTGCGGTTGATGTTCTTTGACCGCCGAACGAATCGACGCCAGCAACTGAGGGACTCGCACCAACTCAGTGAAACAACGGCCCAGCAATGCGTCGCGTTTTTTCAGTCCCAGCAATCGGACCGCGGACGGGTTGATCAGCAGAACGGAAAAGTCCTTTGCCAAGACGATCACGCCATCGCTGAGCTGCAATAGTGCGGACGCATTTTGGCGTGTTTCGGCATGTAGGCAACGGAGGCGTTCTTGCCACTTCTGGATTTCTTCGGTGCTGTCGCGGACATACGCGGCCACAGCGTCGTCCTGCTGGGAACTGTGCCAATGACGAAAAACCAGCAGCAAACCGATGACGACCAAACTGACTAGCCCCACCAACCAAGTGGACGCGTTGGCAACGACCAAGATTAGGATCAGAATCATCCCGGCAATCGCGGGACCGAACGATCGCATCGGTGGTTGCGAAAAACAGATAGAGGAAGGTCGTAGTCGGTCGTCTTGAATCATACCGTCATTCGATTCGACAAAGGCAAACGTGAGATCATTGGCTGGTTGTTTCTTCCACCGATTGCAGCCATGCTGATTCGAGTCGTCTGCGCGATCTCTCGCTATTTTATTCAGTGACCGCCCAATCGCTCCAGTCTAACGTTTGGGTTTTTCAGCTGTATCTCGCAAGATAGAAAATTTGATGAAGGTTTCTGAGGAGCAGCGTGGTTCGCGGATCGGAACCGATCGAATTGATTCGGCTGCGGAAGAGACCGAACGGATCGGTGCGTCCTCGATGCCGTTGACCGATTTCGCGGGAGGTTGCCTGATGTCGCTCAGTTCGGTGGCGTTGTCTTGTGGCTTGTTGCTGATCAATGGTGCATTCGTAATGGCATGTTTGTCAGCACTCAGCGCCGCCGGCGTGGGATGGTTCCAAGGCGAATCGGCCAGCCAATTCATCTTGTTCGGCGGTCCGGTCGCGTTGCTGATCATCCAGTGGATGATGCTTGACTACCTCCGGTTCCTTTGGCGACGACGCCACGCGGGCTAGGTCACGAGATCGCTCCGAGGCTCTCATTTAGAACAATGAGCGTGCGTTTTGTTCGCCTGAGTGGTCAGTCTGACCAGATCGTAGGGATTGGTGGGGTTTTGATATGGGCGGATGTTGTCTGGATCGACAGGAAATGCTGTTACCGGTGACGTGATTTGCGTAAACTGGGGAACCTCTTCTGATTGATCGCCGCGCCACTTTTCTGTGACGGTGCCCCCGTTGAACGGACCAACGTCCATCTCGATTTCCAATTCCCTGATACCGATGGATCGGTACCCGGTCCGGTCCGATGCGCCGGTTGTCAATGCGCCGGTACTCAATGCGTCGGCGGTTGATGTGCGAGCCAACGATTCGCCAGCGCAACCCATCCGCTCCGGCGGCGATGCATTGAGGATCGCCAACGTTGGCTTCGGATTGGTCTCGTGCCTGTTGATGACGATTTGCTTTGAGTCCAATGCCTCGGCCCAGCCACCCGGTACCACACCGACGCCCGAAATCATCCGAGGTGACTCAGGTGGAATCGCACCGGACGCTTTTTTGTTTCTGGATGAATCGGGCACTCCCGTGGTCATGCCTCGAATGTCGTTCGAGGAAATCGATCGGCTGCGACGGTTGGAGCAGGGCATTCAGGTCCAGGACCGCCGCGCGACGCTGCAACGAATCAACTTGGTCGGTTCCGTTCAAGAACAACGAGCCGAGTTCGAGCTGGATTGCCACTTCGTCATCGATCCACGAACGTTGCGAGAAGGCACGTCGACGCCGATCGTGTTGGATCTCGGCCTGAACGGTTTCCACTTGCTGGAACCGGCGCTCGTGCGAACGATCCCCGGTGACGAAAAATCGTTCGGCACCGAAACAGATCTGGATGAACCGTTGGACGAAACAACTTCGACAGCCGCGACCGACAAAGAACTTGCACGGGCGTTCGTACGCGTTGCCCAAAACAAAACAGCCATTCGTGAAGAACTGCTGGACGCAACTTCGCCTGCTGCCGCCAACGGAAGCTCCGGACTCGCGAGTTCATCGCGTGCAAACGCTGGGTTGAACTACGAGCTGGTTTTGCCGGCGGATGCGGCATCGCCTGACGCACCGATCGATTGCATTTGCAAACTCAAAATGTCGACGCGGGTTCGGCGTCTAGGACCTCTCACCAGCTTTCTGCCATTGTCGTTGCCAACCGTTCCGACGCGGGTGGAAGTGACCGTTGCCCCTCACCAATCAGAAGCCAATCAGAATTCGCCTCCGTTGATTACTGCCGAGATTGTGGGCAGTGGACGCGAAGTGCTTCGTCAATTGTCCCAGCGCGGACCGGATTCGGACGACGAAACGAAACGACGTTCACGATTTGAAATTGACAGCCAAGGCGGTGAGTTTGCTTTCAAGTGGCAATGGCTGCCGTCGGCAACCCAGGCCGCTCGATTGTTAGAAACGGAGTCCAACGCGATTCTGCGATGGGAATCCCCCGCGGATCCTCCGAGTCTGCAAGTTCAGATGATCGTTCGTAACTTGCGTGGTCAGTTGGATGCGTTCGAGATCGAGCTGCCCGAACAAGCGGTTTTGCTTGGCAGTCCAGAAGTTGCCATCAACGAAGACAGCCGTGATGTCACCCTGACTCCCGAATCGGTTGGTGAAGAAGTCAGTGACACCGTCTTTGAAGCTGGCAGTGCCATCGACGTCGCGGATTCCGGTTGGACGATGACGTTGCTGGGTGCTGAATCGGCCGGTGATTCGGCGTCGAACAACAACGACCAAAACCAATCCGCACAGGAAAGCGGCCCTTCGCCAACCCGTCGTGTTCGCTTTTCAACCGACCGCGCCGATGCGATGACATCGACTTCTCTGGTCGAAGTTCGCCTGCAGTTGCGACTGCCGGTTCCCGAGGCAACGGCGACGGCACCCTGGATGATGCAGTTGCCTCGTGTCCCCGATGCGATTGGTCAACGCGGAACGGTGACCGTGGTCACGGCAGAGGACCATCGCCTTCGCTGGCGTCCGCGTTTGGGCGTTGAAGCGATCGCTTCGGACGCGACTTCGGTGAACGTCGGCGAGCGTGCTCAAACGTTTCGTTTCCTTCGCGACGCGTTTCAGCTGCCCGTTTGGTTGTCAGGTAAACAACGACAACAACGACTGCAGATCACGATGGACTTGAGCATGACCAACCGGTTGGCTCGTTCCACGATGACGGTCCAATCCAGCGGTGCGGGCATCGATCCCCAAGACATGCAGTTGGATCTGCTCGGATGGCAGCTGACTCATTTGACCGCGGACGATGCTGACGAAGAGCTGGACGTTTCGATCTCAGAAGGTTTGGTTCAGTGGCAAGCGGATGCGTCCGATGGCAAGTGGCCTCGCCAATACACCATCACTTGTGAACGAGTGGTCACGGAGGAGATGGTTGCCGAACCGCTCACCCTGACGCTTCCGAAATTGCAAACCAATGAGTCTTCGAGTGCTGTCACCGAAGCGATCCTTCAAGTGACCGACGCGAAACGATTGCAGTGGGCGGTTGATCTTTCGCAAAGTGAAAACTTGCAACGGATCAACAATGATTCGTCGAACCGTTTTCGTTTACTTTCGGTCGATGGTGCTTGGAGCGTGACGGGTCATTTCACCGAGCGACCGCTACGTCTGAATCTTTCGGGCGGCACATCCATGGGCACGCAGGGCAACCAGTGGATCACGCAAACCCGTTGGACACTGACCAGTGCAATTGACTTGGAAGGCATCGCTCAATTCACCATCCCGAATCCAAACGAACAATCCGTTCAGTGGACGTCGGTGGTGGATGGGGTTCCTGCAATGGTTCGAAAATCGGAGTCATCGACCAATTCCGACGGTTGGACCACGTACGAAATAGTCACGCCACGTTTGTCGGTTGGCACTCACGAAATCGAACTGATTTCGCGAACGTTGCTGCGTGATTTGCTTCAACCACCAGCTAACTCTGAAACATTAATTCAGACGGTCGCAGACGAAGAAACCATCGAAGTGATCAATGAAGTCCCCGCCGAACCTCCCGTCATGGAACCTGCCGATGGAACGGTTAATGTAGACCCGGACACGGCGCAGGACGACGAACCGCCAGTTGATAAGATTCTGGCTGCGATCCCACGTCCAATCGCCGACCAAGTCACGTTGGACACCGATTACCTGTTGACCGTTCCTGATTCAGTCACCGATGGGGCGGGACAAGTTTGGATGGTCACGGTCGCCGACGAACGTCTTTTGTCAGGCACTCGACAAACGGCTTCTAGCGTTACGAATCCGAAACTCACCAATGAGTGGTCGTTGACATCCATTCCGGACGCACCGTTCACACTGCAATTTCAGCAAGAGTCTTTGGAAGAGTCTCCCGTGCATGTCACGCGAGCGTTGATTCGCAGTTTAGTCAGCCAACGAACTCGCCACGAACAACTGCTGGCCGTTGTCGAGGACGGTCAACAAATCTCGATCAGTTTGTCCGAGCAACTCAAGGCCATTCGCATTGAAGCGAGACTGAACGGCAACCTTGTCGGCTACTCTCGCGGGCGCAGCGGTCTGCGAATTGATATACCAACGACAACCCCGACAACAACTCAGTCCAGCGACACCAAATCGCTCGATCGATATCTGTTGGACATTCGACTTTGGACGGAAACCGATTCCAGTCCTTGGTGGACTAGCATCGAGCCGTTGATGCGATTGCCAGTTGGTTCGGCGCAGATTGATTGGCAGCTCTCCGTCCCCACCGACTCGCACTTGTTCTGGGCGTCATCGTCATGCGGAAGATTGATGCGTTGGGAACGCGATCAGTTGCGTTTGTCTCGCCAGCCGATGGTCGACGACACCGAACTGATGGAATGGGTGACGTTTCCCTTTGAAGAGAACGCGGTTCTGCTGAGTTCGCTCAAAGAGTCAACGACGAACTCTGCGTTCACCGTCCCTAGCAATCAATACCTTTTCTATTCCAGTGATCCCTATTCGTTCTCTGCACTGACGATCTCACGAACCATGATGTGGTTGGCCGTGGGAAGTTTGTCCTTGCTGCTCGCCGCTTCGACGCAGTTGTTCCCTCAGAGCCGACATCCTTTCGCAATCATCTTGTTGGCTGTGGTGTTGGCGGGCGTATTGGTGGCGGCTCCCGATGGAGTGATCGTGACGGCTCAGTTGATCATGATTTCGTTGGTGTTGGTCGCGGTTTTCTATGCCATTTCCGCGTTGATATCGCCTCCCACTTCGGACCGAGTGTTGCAGTCATCGGGTGCCTCTCGAGCTTCGGAAAAGATCCCACCGTTTGGCTCCACGCGAGTCAACCGGAAAGGGCAGGGCTCCTCGCCGGGATCACGATCCGTCATCAACGAATCGGCAGGAACGCACGTTCCCAGCGGATCATCGCGACACCGTGGTGACTCGGGACAACGCTCGAACGCCGACGCCGAACCTCGCCCCAATCCTTCGAACGAGGGCCACGACGAAGAAGGAGCCACGGCAAGTCATTCCCCAGGAACGTCCTCATGACGCAATCTCGATCCAACCGATCGACCTGGGTGATGCTGATCGCAACTTGGGCATTTGCGATGTCGCTGTTGGTCACAGGACAAGCATCCGGACAGGACGCGGATTCGGCGGCGACGGAAGCGAGCGAGCAGGTTGAACCAGCGACTGACGAAACCGCGAGCACAATCGACGCGGAAGATGCGGTTGGTATTTCACCTGAGGTTGCCGAAAGGCTATCGCAGTGGGAAACGCTTGCGCAGCAAGTCCGAGCCGATGAATCGTTGCGATGGATCTCTCTGTTCGGATCCCAAATCGCGAGACTTGTGCCAGATGACTTCCGGCCGGTTGCCGCTGACGAGCTGAGCAAGGCACTTGATGAGGCGACCGAAGTCACTCCTGAAACATCGACCGACGACATTTTGCAGTGTGAAATGGTAGCGACGATCCGAAACGGTTCCTTGGTCAGTGACGCCAGCCGAATGCGTTTTTCGTCGCAAGCCGGCAATGAACACCAATTTGGCAACGTCAGCTTTGCTGTTTCCCGGCTTCGAGAAATGGACGACGAATCGGGTGTCGAATCAGAATCGACCGCCGCCTTTGAATCCGACGACTCCGGGATGCTCACCATCACGTCGAGTGATTTGAGCAATCCACTTGCGGATCGCAATCTCGCGTGGAATTGGCGGCAGCAAGCGGTGCCGACCTGGAACGGCAGTCGTTGGGAACTCGCTTTGCCGCAAGCATTGATCTCGCGTTTGTGGATTCGTATTCCAGCGAACCAAGTCCTTCGCTGCGAACAAGCAGTCGTGCGACAAGTCCGTGTCAATGAGCTTCCGGATTGGTACAGGGAAACTGCGGCAAGTGATTCAGCATCGGACAACGATCGGTGGGTCTTTCTCGAGTCCGCTGGTTCATCCCGTTTGGACTTGCAACTGCAAGCGGTGAAGGACGATGCGGCAGAAGTCGAAACAGCAACCATTGTTCGCGGTTGCCGCATGACGTTCAAACACGATGGATCCGTTTTGAATTGGCAATGTCGATTGGTGATCGATCCGCAACCGATCGCGTCCATCCCGCCTTGGGTTTGGCTGCGCGGAGATGTGACTCGCATCGAAGTTGACGACCGAGAGGTCCCATTCACTTCTCGCCCGGTTGCTTCGGAACCAGCCGACGCTTCCACGCCCGGTCCCTCGGCTTCGATCATCAAACTGACGGCGATTGATGAATCTGACACTCCGTCCACCGCCGATTCGCGAATTGTTCTGTTGGAAGGTACATCGACGCTGCCGCGCGACGACAACATGATCTCGCTGCCCGAACCAGTCTTACCATCCTCGTTTGTGGTCTCCGCCGCGCCATGGCAATTGCAGTGGACGATGCCATCTCACCTGTTCGCAACACGTTGGCATCTGCCCAATGAATGGCAGGTCACTCCGCCGCCGATGGATGCATCGCAGTCCTCCAATTCCACCGCCACTTGGAACGCGGTCGGCCCGCCTCCTTCGCGACAATCGGTGAATACCGCTTTGCTGGTCAATGAAACCGCCCCTGCAGACCTGCCTGAATTGTCCAAGGATTCGCTCACAAATTCGTGGAGGATCGAACTGGCGGAATCTCAATCACTCCTTTACGCGAATCATCAAACTCGATTCCTACTGGAAGACAATACCATTCAGGCTCGCAGTACGATTCAGATGACAATGTCGCCTGATCGATTGGCTCCCATTGAATTGGAGATTCAAGATGGGTTCTCGTTCGATTCCATCACCGTTGGCGAGACGCGACGAACACTGACCATCAACGCTCCTAATCGCCGAGGTCGCCGCATCACGATTTGGCCCAGCCCCGATGAGATTGACGCATTGCCAACGGGCGAAGGCACATTGGAGATTCGTGCCACCGGACAATCTCGCCGAGATCCCAACAACCCTCGCGTCAACGAATTGTGGATGATTCGGGTTCTGGGCTGTCCGGGTCAGATGACGGCGGCGGTGATCCCTCCCGCTGACATGGGATGGACCGCTGAGACTGCTATCACGCCGTCGCGAATTGATTTTTCCGAACTAACGACTCAACAGCGACGCTACTTTGCTCCGTTGCCTGGCGACGCGATCGTCCTCAGTCATTCGATTCGCCAAACCCCTTCACTTGCATTGGAAACGCCCGACAGCACGATCGTCGGATCGTGTCAAACCAGCTTGACTTTGGCGAACAGCGGTCGGGAAAGAACCGGCATCGAACAACGAGTCCAGGTGCAAGTCGAAGGTTTGCCACAAACGTCGCGGGTCGTCAAAGTTCGCTTGGCTGCTCGCTCGGAACAGTCACCACCGAATGACATGAAATGGCAGACCCGCCTCTCGCCGGCCTCCGCTGTCAATTCGGTCGACGAGGATGCTGTCACGCGGCGCTGGGTGCCTCGTCAATCCATGGAACCGCAATCGGAAACCAGTGACGATTTCCAAGCATCCTCCGAGGCAAATGACTCCGAGGAATCAGCCGGCGGATCCGGCGGATGGTTCGAATGGAGCATTCCGGTACCACGAAACTTCAACGACAAATCGCTTCTGATTGGCAAGTGCTTTCACGCAACGAACAACGACGACTCGAGTTCGAAGGAGCAACCCAAAACGCGAGCACTTCCGATTGGTTTGTTCCGATTGGCGGATGCGACATCGCAAACATGTGAACTGCTCATTAGCTCGGAACTGCAATTGGCTCGACCAGTCGCAAACCTGGTTGGAATACCAACCCCAAACGCCGACGCTGGAATGGAACCGTTTCGTTACCGATACGAGACGTCACCACACGTCATCGTTCGGGTCCGTCACCGGAATCAAACGCCGCCCGCCAACGTGGTCCTGCAGCAAAACACTCACGTTATCGCTTCGGCCAGCGGCACCGACCGGGCTCGCACCCGTTTCGACTTGGTTGCCACGCAACCAATCGAAGTGAAGTTCCCATGGGATGCACACTTGATCGAAGCACGCATCAACGGTGCGGAAGTTCATCCTGAATTGACACGTCGACATCATCTTCGTTTTCCGGCTACCCAACAGTCTGAGTTGTTGCTTGAAATTGAATGGACGACCACGTCGTTTGAAAAATCATGGATCAGAAAACCACAAGTCACGGACCTGCAAGTCGTCGGCCTGACGCTGGGTTCACAACTGCGTGTTTCTCCCGCCGAAGACAGCCTGCAAATTCCTTTGCTGGGTTCCTCTGAGTCACCTCATCTCATTTTTTCGCAGATGGTGATTGGAATCGGGTGGGTCGGAGCAATCGTACTTCTCGCACTCAGTTTGGCTGCGGGCTGGACGGCACGTTGGGGATTGGCATCCGGTTTGGCACTTTCACTATTCGCGATGCTGCTTTGGCCGGAGGCTCATGTGCCGCTGACCGCCTGGGTTGCTCTGCCGTTGACGATCGGGCTTTTGCGAGTGGCGACACAGCACTGGCAATTGACCAACACTCTCGCGTCCTCTCCGCGTCACGCTCCGGTTGCGACCGGCCAATCCAATCGTTCTGAATTTCCCCCGCACTCTTCAGGCGACGACCCGACCAGCGATTTTTCGAGTTCCGCACTGCTTCGAAGCTGGCTTGGTTGGGCAATTATCGGTTGCTCCGCAATCGGCGGCGGCGTGGCATCCGCTCAAACCATGGACGTCTTGGTTCCGTTGGATCCCGAGAATCGTCCCATGGGCAACAAAGCGTACATCCCCGAGTCGCTTTACCAAGATCTGTTCTTGGTCCGACCGGACGAACGCGTTCGACAAGTTTCGTTTTTGAAAACCAACTACGAATTGGATCTGACATCGGAACGTTCGAAACGTGCCATCAGCCTAGCTCGCGATGAATTCCCCATCGAGTTGCTCGCCCGATTCACCGTTGAAACTTCGACGCCCAGCAGTCGACTGCGCCTGCCTTTCTCGCCAGAGTCGATTGAAGAGTTGGTGCTGATTCGTCCTGACGAGAGCACACGAGTTCTAACAACGACCACCGATGAGCAACCGGGGACACTCATCGTTGTTCCATCCGGCAAACGTTTTGACTTGCAACTGCGATTGCGTTGCCAGACTTTGCACCATGCAACCGGAACGCAAATCGCGATCGATCTCCCGCGACTTCCCCAAGCTCGTTTGGCCGTCCGTCGTGATTACCGCATCGACAACTATCGATTGGTCACAGACGAAATCGCTTGGCCAGCAGTCGATCGGCCGGTTGGATTTGGCATCATCTCTTCCAACCAGTTTTTGATCGGGCCGTGCAATCGGCTGAACGTTCATTTGCAGAGCAAAGCGACCGCGGACGCGATTGCAAGTGGGACCGACACAGGTCTCGGCAACCAAGCAAGCACCCAGGTCGACAATGCACAACTGCCGGTGGCATGGAACTCAGCGTCACAGTGGATACGGCGATACTGGTTGAACGCTACCGCCAAACATTGCTCCGTCGAATGCGAATTGGATCCGCTGCAGCCGCCTCCACCCGGCGGTGAAGTGATCCTTCGTTTTCATCGAGAAACCAGCTCCACGCCGCGGCTGATTTCTCGCGACTGGAAATTGCTTCGTCAAACACCGTCGCAATGGAAGCTCACACGAGTCAGTTCGTCGGACGAACCGATTCGATTGGTATGGGACCTCAGTTCCGATTGGTCGTCACGATCGACTGCGCGACCATTTACCACTTCGGATGATACAGCGTCAACCAATACGTCAACGCTGCCAACTGAGCGTCTTCTGAGTTGTCCTGGTCTGTCTTTGCACGACCGCTGGGAAGAGCCTTCGTCCACCGATGAATCGGCACTCACGAACTCTCGCACCGTGTTCTCAGAAACACTGGTGGCGTGGACGCTTTCGAGCGATCTTCAGCCGGTTTGGCCCGCATCGCTGGGGACGGAACGCGTGTCAACCGAACAGTTTTACTCGCAATGGTCCGGACCGATCAGCCGCCTCGATCGTGCAGCCAAGAGTTCCGGAACAACGCCGATCGTTCAGATTGGAATCTCCACTCCATCAGAGTTGGTCTTCAATTCTCGGCAAGAAATCCACTTGGATTCATCGCACCAAACGATTCGTCTGGATGCAACCTTCGAACCAACACCGGTCACCGCCGCCCCAGGAAACGGCGACCCCGCAACCGGAAACTCCGATGCAAGCGGAGAGGTCCCTGCGTCGGCAACCGAAGCAAGCGTCCGGCTTCGTATCATCAAAATCGTGCTACCACCCAAGACACAGATATTCGATTGGGAGATTCAACAACCTGGGTTGCTTGTTAGTTCACCCAACCGGACCGAGGAAAGTTCTGTCAATCCGGAAACGGCAGACGCGACTGCAGACGAAGAAACGGACTTAGAAACAACGACCGAGCCCGCCGCCAAGCCCCCCAGCAAACCCGAAGAGCGATCCGGAACCAGCTGGGAATTGGTTCGCGACGGAGACCGAGATTGTTTACTGGTCCGCTACGAAGGACGCGGCATGGAGTTGTCAATCGAAGCTCAGGTCGCTTTGAAAAAATCCAATGACAATTCGTTGGCATTGATCGATATCGAACCGGTTCACGTCGGCGGCGATGTCAACTCGGCCAACGAAGTTGTTATCTCACGTTCGTCCAACACCAACATCCAGTGGAAGTCGCCACCCGAGTTGGAAGGTGAAAAATCGGGCGATGCTGGTCCTGCTTCCATGCTGGCATCCGGTAAGATTTTGATGGATCAATGGTTGATTCAAGGATCCGCGGTCCAGGCACTGGGGAACGCACGATTCCGATCCAATCCAGTTCGACATTCCTTCCAAGCCGATGTCCGAGTTGCATTGCGATGGGAAGAAGGACGCTGGATCGCTCAAACCGATCTGCAGCTGAAGTCCAAACAACAACCTGACTTCCTCGACGTCGAAATCCCCACGCGTTGGTGTGACGCCCTGCAGATTTCTCCGCTGTGCGCGTCGACTCGACAACCGACGCTCAGCCCCGCCCGTCAGGTCATTCGCATTCGATTGGCTGACAAAGACATTCGATCGATTCGCCTCACCAGTCGTCTCGCGGCGGGTGACTTGGTGCGAGTGAGTGTCCCCAAAATTCGCGTCCTCCAGTCTCAACGTTCGCGAACCGACAT encodes the following:
- a CDS encoding S41 family peptidase: MLPRNLTLLLSVLVISFACYAIYLRSRTAMMVGEALEMIDRYYVEPVDRRTLLTSAMAGMTSSLDQHSEYIPPVSYQAFQDTIQQEFAGIGIYVDQPVEGEPVRVITPLVGSPALRAGLMPGDSILEVDREYVGDMDIRSVSERLRGPIATTVELLVQRGDEKIDVKVQRDTIQLESVIGDYRNGGNEWVYRLKQHPDIVYVRMTSFGDKTVSELRSVLGRLMPKSDVSGVVLDLRGNGGGLLNAAVDVCDMFLSSGKIVSTKTRGGVIEDEVSATAGTLVPPDLPVAILIDEHSASASEIVAAALQDHGRATIVGTRSYGKGTVQNILPLEYGRSALRLTVAKYYRPSDRNIHRGVDDTEEDVWGVSPDPGMDVKIAEEDLRQLARFWEEASYPSLKNRDLLDSQLKLVDSDQESDADTEPDASSLEESEASGDEAPAAKQTPAESAWELDAPLRTAVEAIRTANEDVPSVAA
- a CDS encoding sensor histidine kinase is translated as MILILILVVANASTWLVGLVSLVVIGLLLVFRHWHSSQQDDAVAAYVRDSTEEIQKWQERLRCLHAETRQNASALLQLSDGVIVLAKDFSVLLINPSAVRLLGLKKRDALLGRCFTELVRVPQLLASIRSAVKEHQPQEFIVEVHDQGVIRPLRVRVDLIDTGEEPNLQLSLRDETETRRVEEMRREFIANVSHELKTPLAAIKGYAETVELAVQDDPDAALHFMQQIMSQCLRLERLVHEMMQLARAQAGPANLHLSSVSLSEIVFDAIRTYEPVAAANGLDLIQEVPDGKAKIIADREATLTIANNLIGNAIRYTQSGGEVRVSIVEQTDRWALIVEDTGVGIPYSEQQRIFERFYRGSRNEESSTSGTGLGLAIVKHLTQAQAGDVSVTSTPGEGSRFCVCLPAVQASTELNRV